From Scleropages formosus chromosome 1, fSclFor1.1, whole genome shotgun sequence, a single genomic window includes:
- the marcksa gene encoding myristoylated alanine-rich C-kinase substrate — protein sequence MGAQFSKTAAKGETAAEKAGEAAASPSKTNGQENGHVKVNGDASPAAAEAGKEEVQANGSATAEESPKEEAEAVSAEAGKEEGDKENAEAASPAAEGDGAAAKAEEGATPSTSGETPKKKKKRFSFKKSFKLSGFSFKKTKKETTEGAEGEDATAASTEEAKKEEPEANATTEDAKPATEEAAAPASGEEAKEVSSQEAKPEETAAPAEEAKAAPAPEEPKEKAAEEKPAEPEAKAAEQEVPKAEEAAAPAAQEAASSPEAPAATEAAE from the exons ATGGGAGCGCAATTCTCCAAGACCGCCGCCAAGGGCGAAACCGCGGCTGAAAAGGCCGGGGAAGCGGCCGCTTCACCCTCCAAGACAAACGGACAG GAGAATGGGCATGTGAAAGTGAATGGGGATGCTTCTCCTGCGGCAGCAGAGGCAGGAAAAGAGGAGGTGCAGGCCAACGGCAGCGCCACAGCTGAGGAGAGCCCAAAGGAGGAGGCGGAGGCAGTGTCAGCTGAAGCAGGCAAGGAGGAGGGGGACAAGGAGAATGCCGAGGCTGCCTCCCCAGCTGCCGAGGGCGATGGTGCTGCTGCCAAGGCGGAGGAAGGTGCCACGCCCTCTACTAGCGGAGAAACCcccaaaaagaagaagaagcgcTTCTCCTTCAAGAAGTCCTTCAAGCTGAGTGGATTCTCCTTCAAGAAGACCAAGAAGGAGACGACTGAGGGGGCAGAGGGCGAGGACgccactgctgcctccacagAGGAAGCCAAGAAAGAGGAGCCCGAGGCGAACGCTACCACCGAGGACGCCAAGCCTGCCACggaggaggcagcagcaccTGCCAGTGGGGAGGAGGCCAAGGAGGTGAGCTCACAAGAGGCCAAGCCCGAGGAGACAGCGGCACCGGCCGAGGAGGCGAAGGCAGCCCCCGCTCCCGAGGAGCCGAAGGAGAAGGCCGCAGAGGAAAAACCTGCCGAGCCCGAGGCCAAGGCCGCCGAGCAGGAGGTGCCCAAAGCAGAGGAGGCTGCGGCACCCGCTGCGCAGGAGGCCGCTTCCAGTCC